A genome region from Deltaproteobacteria bacterium includes the following:
- a CDS encoding NADH-quinone oxidoreductase subunit M, with the protein MEFIQAHLLTIVTFLPVLGAVLVALLPRGEGGQHKGIAFLFSLFTFLLSIPLWTGFRAAPGRYAFEQKSEWAPALGFSYHVGLDGVALLLFLLTALLGPIVVLSSWKYIQERVKVYCISLLLLETAMLGTLAALDLVLFYVFWEAMLIPMYLLIGMWGSERRIYAAVKFFLFTFIGSVLMLLAIFWLWSNSGRKSFDYVDLLNAGMVDASTQRWLFLAFALAFAIKVPIWPLHTWLPDAHTEAPAAGSIILAGVMLKMGTFGFIRYAMPLFPQAALAWAPAVAVLGVIGIVYGSFMCMAQTDLKRLIAYSSVAHLGFVMLGLSALTPEAVSGAVLQMVNHGISTGALFLMIGILYERTHTRDLAAYGGLAGVTPAIAATFLIVTLSSIGLPGTNGFVGEFLVLIGTFTSKVLRGAVPLAVVGATGVILGAVYMLWMYQRVFFGPPRKAAAHGLADLTVREWFTLAPLLIAIVAIGFAPQPLLTAIKEPVDAFVQRVTRAERPVRKAELGR; encoded by the coding sequence ATGGAATTCATCCAGGCCCATCTGTTGACGATCGTCACCTTCCTCCCGGTGCTCGGCGCCGTCCTGGTCGCGCTCTTGCCGCGCGGCGAAGGCGGGCAGCACAAGGGCATCGCCTTCCTCTTCAGCCTGTTCACGTTCCTGCTCTCGATCCCGCTCTGGACGGGATTCCGGGCCGCACCGGGGCGGTACGCGTTCGAACAGAAGAGCGAGTGGGCCCCGGCGTTGGGGTTCAGCTATCACGTCGGGCTCGACGGGGTGGCGCTGCTCCTCTTCCTCCTCACCGCCCTCCTCGGTCCCATCGTCGTGCTCAGCTCGTGGAAGTACATCCAGGAGCGGGTCAAGGTGTACTGCATCTCGCTCCTGCTCCTGGAGACGGCGATGCTGGGCACGCTGGCGGCGCTGGACCTGGTGCTCTTCTACGTCTTCTGGGAAGCGATGCTGATCCCGATGTACCTCTTGATCGGGATGTGGGGGAGCGAGCGCCGGATCTACGCCGCGGTGAAGTTCTTCCTCTTCACCTTCATCGGCTCGGTGCTGATGCTGCTCGCCATCTTCTGGCTCTGGAGCAACTCGGGGCGGAAGAGCTTCGACTACGTCGACCTGCTCAATGCCGGGATGGTGGACGCTTCCACGCAGCGGTGGCTGTTCCTCGCCTTCGCGCTGGCCTTCGCCATCAAGGTGCCGATCTGGCCGCTGCACACCTGGCTGCCGGACGCTCACACCGAAGCGCCCGCCGCCGGCTCCATCATCCTCGCCGGCGTCATGCTGAAGATGGGGACCTTCGGGTTCATCCGGTACGCGATGCCTCTGTTCCCGCAGGCGGCGCTGGCCTGGGCGCCCGCGGTGGCCGTCCTGGGCGTGATCGGGATCGTCTACGGCTCGTTCATGTGCATGGCGCAGACGGATCTGAAACGCCTGATCGCGTACTCATCGGTCGCCCACCTCGGGTTCGTGATGCTCGGTCTGTCCGCGCTGACGCCGGAGGCGGTCAGCGGCGCCGTGCTGCAGATGGTGAACCACGGAATTTCCACCGGCGCGCTGTTCCTGATGATCGGCATCCTCTACGAGCGTACGCACACCCGCGATCTGGCGGCGTACGGGGGCCTCGCCGGCGTGACTCCGGCGATCGCAGCCACCTTCCTGATCGTGACGCTGTCGTCCATCGGCCTCCCGGGCACCAACGGCTTCGTCGGCGAGTTCCTCGTCCTGATCGGCACGTTCACGTCGAAGGTCCTCCGCGGGGCGGTGCCGCTCGCGGTCGTCGGCGCTACCGGCGTCATTCTCGGCGCCGTGTACATGCTGTGGATGTACCAGCGCGTGTTTTTCGGGCCCCCGAGGAAGGCCGCGGCACACGGCCTCGCCGACCTGACGGTGCGGGAGTGGTTCACGCTCGCGCCGCTGCTCATCGCCATCGTCGCCATCGGATTCGCGCCGCAGCCGCTGCTCACCGCCATCAAGGAGCCGGTCGACGCTTTCGTGCAGCGTGTGACCCGCGCCGAGCGGCCAGTGCGCAAGGCGGAGCTCGGGCGATGA
- the nuoL gene encoding NADH-quinone oxidoreductase subunit L produces MEVTWLHLVPLLPLIGAAVCGLAGKWLPKGWVYAVALASVLLSFLVGLRAFMGLGEQVQLFHELAFNWFSAGSLRVDMAFTFDRLSGALTLVVTGVGFLIHVYSVGYMDEDPGYWRYFSYLNLFVAAMLTLILGDNLVAMFVGWEGVGLCSYLLIGFWFTDEEKAYAGRKAFIVNRIGDFGFLIGIFILFNQIGSVGFAQVNSAALPLGVASIAALCLFIGATGKSAQLPLYIWLPDAMAGPTPVSALIHAATMVTAGVYMVARLSHLYVSAPGIMAVVAVVGVLTAIWSALIATSQNDIKKVLAYSTVSQLGFMFIGVGVGAFFAGTMHLVTHAFFKACLFLGSGAVIHGLQGEQDIQRMGGLRRYMPSTRTTFLIATIAITGILPISGFFSKDEILGQALHTRAFGFLTLGYSGPHLTFLGPLIYAVGSFSAFLTSFYMWRCYFLTFSGEYRGPESVHPHESPSVMTLPLWILAGLSVVGLVLGLPQSWVHGTALQGWTWEHFTEGVFSRPRGGAPEEFAPYLGYGIALIVGWAGWAGAYALYFKRGLAGDELLTSRVRGLRRALANKLYVDELYGWAVVRPIWALARGLWRFVDATIIDGLFVNGIPSLIAWISAMARRFQNGDVQRYAAVTALGVAALLYVFLVRG; encoded by the coding sequence GTGGAAGTCACCTGGCTGCACCTCGTCCCGCTGCTGCCCCTGATCGGCGCCGCCGTCTGTGGCTTGGCCGGCAAGTGGCTCCCCAAGGGCTGGGTCTACGCGGTGGCGCTGGCCTCGGTGCTGCTCTCGTTCCTCGTCGGCCTGCGCGCGTTCATGGGGCTCGGCGAACAGGTTCAGCTCTTCCACGAGCTCGCCTTCAACTGGTTCTCGGCGGGGTCGTTGCGCGTGGACATGGCGTTCACGTTCGACCGGCTGTCCGGAGCGCTGACCCTGGTGGTGACCGGCGTCGGATTCCTCATCCACGTCTACTCCGTAGGCTACATGGACGAGGATCCCGGGTATTGGCGGTACTTCTCGTATTTGAACCTGTTCGTCGCCGCGATGCTCACGCTGATCCTCGGCGACAACCTGGTCGCGATGTTCGTCGGCTGGGAGGGCGTAGGCCTCTGCAGCTACCTGTTGATCGGGTTCTGGTTCACCGACGAGGAGAAGGCCTACGCGGGGCGCAAGGCGTTCATCGTCAACCGGATCGGGGATTTCGGGTTCCTGATCGGGATTTTCATCCTCTTCAACCAGATCGGCAGCGTCGGGTTCGCGCAGGTGAATTCCGCGGCGCTGCCGCTCGGTGTCGCGTCGATCGCGGCCCTCTGCCTGTTCATCGGCGCCACGGGAAAGAGCGCGCAGCTTCCCCTCTACATCTGGCTCCCGGACGCGATGGCTGGTCCAACGCCGGTCTCGGCGCTGATCCACGCCGCCACGATGGTGACGGCCGGCGTGTACATGGTCGCGCGGCTCAGCCACCTCTACGTGTCGGCGCCGGGGATCATGGCCGTGGTCGCGGTGGTCGGTGTGCTCACCGCCATCTGGTCCGCGCTGATCGCGACGTCGCAGAACGACATCAAGAAGGTGCTCGCCTACTCCACCGTGTCCCAGCTCGGGTTCATGTTCATCGGCGTCGGCGTCGGCGCATTCTTCGCCGGCACGATGCACCTGGTCACGCACGCCTTCTTCAAGGCCTGCCTCTTCCTCGGCTCCGGGGCGGTGATCCACGGGCTGCAAGGCGAGCAGGACATCCAGCGCATGGGCGGGCTGCGCAGATACATGCCATCCACGCGGACGACGTTCCTGATCGCCACCATCGCCATCACCGGCATCCTCCCCATCTCGGGTTTCTTCTCGAAGGACGAGATCCTCGGCCAGGCGCTGCACACGCGCGCGTTCGGCTTCTTGACCCTGGGGTACTCCGGACCGCACCTGACTTTCCTCGGGCCGCTGATCTACGCCGTAGGATCCTTCTCCGCCTTCCTCACCAGCTTCTACATGTGGCGCTGCTATTTCCTCACCTTCTCCGGCGAGTATCGCGGCCCCGAGAGCGTCCACCCTCACGAGAGTCCCTCGGTGATGACGCTGCCGCTCTGGATCCTGGCCGGCCTGTCCGTGGTCGGCCTCGTGCTCGGCCTGCCGCAGTCGTGGGTGCACGGCACCGCGTTGCAGGGATGGACGTGGGAGCACTTTACCGAAGGCGTGTTCTCGCGGCCGCGCGGCGGCGCGCCCGAGGAGTTCGCGCCATATCTCGGCTACGGCATCGCGCTGATCGTCGGGTGGGCGGGCTGGGCCGGCGCCTACGCGCTCTATTTCAAGCGCGGACTCGCCGGCGACGAGTTGCTCACCTCGCGCGTCCGCGGCTTGCGCCGCGCCCTCGCCAACAAGCTCTACGTCGACGAGCTCTACGGTTGGGCCGTCGTGCGTCCGATCTGGGCGCTCGCCCGCGGCCTCTGGCGATTCGTCGACGCGACGATCATCGACGGCCTGTTCGTGAACGGGATTCCCTCGCTCATCGCCTGGATCTCCGCGATGGCGCGCAGGTTCCAGAACGGCGACGTCCAGCGGTACGCGGCGGTCACTGCGCTCGGCGTTGCGGCGCTGCTCTACGTCTTCCTGGTGAGGGGCTGA
- the nuoK gene encoding NADH-quinone oxidoreductase subunit NuoK, with amino-acid sequence MDFFHAHQAQHYLVLAALLFALGAAGVVLRRNAIIVLMSIELMLNAVNLTFLAFSRFPLVPNPPMGSFLSGHAAAFFVIATAAAEAAVGLAIIIAVFRSRTSVNVDEFDTLKL; translated from the coding sequence ATGGACTTCTTCCACGCCCACCAGGCCCAGCACTACCTCGTCCTGGCCGCGCTGCTGTTCGCCCTCGGCGCCGCCGGTGTGGTCCTGCGGCGCAACGCGATCATCGTGCTGATGAGCATCGAGCTGATGCTCAACGCGGTCAACCTCACGTTCCTGGCGTTCTCGCGCTTTCCGCTGGTGCCGAACCCGCCGATGGGAAGCTTCCTCTCCGGGCACGCGGCGGCGTTCTTCGTCATCGCCACGGCGGCTGCCGAGGCTGCCGTCGGATTGGCCATCATCATCGCCGTCTTCCGCAGCCGCACTTCCGTCAACGTCGACGAGTTCGACACGCTGAAGCTCTAG
- a CDS encoding NADH-quinone oxidoreductase subunit J has translation MAEAILFYLFAIGVLLAGAQVIFRRNPIYGALSLVGCFFFLSGIYVLLAAHLIAILQILVYAGAVMVLFVFVIMLLNLKEEELGEARWTAWKAIGVAAVVAGAGVIAWRALGPAYPGGPVRDNAMVVAGFGGVKAVGRTLYLASVLPFEITSLLLLVAVVAAVVVAKGKI, from the coding sequence GTGGCCGAGGCAATCCTCTTCTACCTGTTCGCCATCGGAGTGCTGCTCGCCGGGGCGCAGGTGATCTTCCGCCGCAACCCGATCTACGGCGCGCTCTCGCTGGTCGGCTGCTTCTTCTTCCTCTCCGGCATCTACGTCCTGCTCGCCGCGCACCTGATCGCCATCCTCCAGATCCTCGTCTACGCCGGCGCGGTGATGGTGCTGTTCGTCTTCGTGATCATGCTCCTCAACCTGAAGGAGGAGGAGCTGGGCGAGGCGCGCTGGACGGCGTGGAAGGCGATCGGCGTGGCCGCGGTCGTGGCCGGCGCCGGCGTGATCGCCTGGCGGGCGCTCGGCCCCGCTTATCCCGGCGGTCCCGTGCGCGACAACGCGATGGTCGTCGCCGGATTCGGCGGGGTGAAGGCGGTGGGGCGGACGCTCTATCTCGCCTCGGTGCTGCCGTTCGAGATCACCTCGCTCCTGTTGCTCGTGGCGGTGGTCGCAGCGGTGGTGGTGGCCAAAGGGAAGATCTGA
- the nuoF gene encoding NADH-quinone oxidoreductase subunit NuoF codes for MTGPKILTADWDKPQSWSFDTYRGGGGYQALPKALKMQPQQIVDEVVKSNLRGRGGAGFPTGMKWNFVRKETSFPKYLVVNADEGEPGTFKDREILLRSPHLFVEGLIIGCYAIDCHASYVYCRGEFRESAMARLEKAVEEARAAGFIGKNILGSGFDLEVHAVFGAGAYICGEETALLESLEGRKGYPRLKPPFPANAGGGLFKQPTAVNNVETLANMPPILTMGGDEFSRIGLTPKNGGTRLYAVSGHVKKPGVYEAPMGISFKALLDEYCGGMREGSTLKAIIPGGASSAIMTAAEAEWASDFDTLKAKKTMAGSGAVVYLDQSVNMAQALANLMHFFSHESCGQCTPCREGTAWLSRLLDKIVAGRGEKQDVDNVHQIARQMEMKTICALADGAAMPAKSYIEKFRGDFDALVRG; via the coding sequence ATGACCGGCCCGAAGATCCTCACCGCGGATTGGGACAAGCCGCAGAGCTGGTCCTTCGACACGTACCGCGGCGGCGGCGGGTACCAGGCGCTTCCGAAGGCGCTCAAGATGCAGCCGCAGCAGATCGTCGACGAGGTGGTGAAGTCGAACCTGCGCGGTCGCGGCGGCGCGGGATTCCCGACCGGAATGAAGTGGAACTTCGTCCGCAAGGAGACGAGCTTTCCCAAGTACCTGGTGGTGAACGCCGACGAGGGCGAGCCGGGAACCTTCAAGGACCGCGAGATCCTGTTGCGGAGCCCGCACCTGTTCGTCGAAGGCCTGATCATCGGGTGCTACGCGATCGACTGCCACGCGAGCTACGTCTACTGCCGCGGCGAGTTCCGCGAGAGCGCCATGGCGCGGCTGGAGAAGGCCGTCGAGGAGGCGCGCGCGGCCGGCTTCATCGGAAAGAACATCCTCGGCTCCGGATTTGATCTGGAAGTGCACGCGGTCTTCGGCGCCGGCGCGTACATCTGCGGCGAGGAGACGGCGCTGCTCGAATCGCTCGAGGGCCGCAAGGGCTATCCGAGGCTGAAGCCGCCGTTTCCCGCGAACGCCGGGGGCGGTCTATTCAAGCAGCCTACGGCGGTGAACAACGTCGAAACCCTGGCGAACATGCCCCCCATCCTCACCATGGGCGGAGACGAGTTCAGCCGGATCGGACTGACGCCGAAGAACGGTGGGACCCGGCTCTACGCGGTGAGCGGCCACGTGAAGAAGCCGGGCGTGTACGAGGCCCCGATGGGCATCAGTTTCAAGGCGCTGCTCGACGAGTACTGCGGTGGCATGCGCGAGGGATCGACGCTGAAGGCCATCATCCCGGGTGGGGCCTCGTCGGCGATCATGACCGCCGCCGAGGCGGAGTGGGCCAGCGATTTCGATACCCTGAAGGCGAAGAAGACGATGGCGGGGTCGGGAGCGGTCGTCTACCTCGATCAGTCCGTGAACATGGCGCAGGCGCTCGCCAATCTCATGCATTTCTTTTCCCACGAGAGCTGCGGCCAGTGCACCCCTTGTCGCGAAGGCACCGCCTGGCTCTCGCGGCTCCTCGACAAGATCGTCGCCGGCAGGGGCGAGAAACAGGACGTCGACAACGTCCACCAGATCGCGCGTCAGATGGAGATGAAGACCATCTGCGCGCTGGCCGACGGGGCCGCCATGCCCGCGAAGAGCTACATCGAGAAGTTCCGCGGCGATTTCGACGCGCTGGTGCGAGGCTGA
- a CDS encoding NAD(P)H-dependent oxidoreductase subunit E has product MIALGTQTGPVESPFTAEQQQRFDAGLERAIAKYPSGRRKAALLAALHLAQDELGWLSEQAMAYVGFRMDVPPVRVREVATFYTMYRLRPVGRHHIGVCNSISCWAMGSENVLRQCSEILGIRPGQTTPDGHFSLEEVACLAACGGAPAVLVNNFTFVETVTPDSLQALIQELRERPGKAMAGSAEPKR; this is encoded by the coding sequence ATGATTGCCCTCGGAACGCAGACGGGCCCGGTGGAGAGTCCGTTCACGGCCGAGCAGCAGCAGCGCTTCGATGCGGGACTCGAACGGGCAATCGCGAAGTATCCGTCCGGGCGCCGCAAGGCCGCGCTGCTCGCCGCCCTGCATCTCGCGCAGGACGAGCTCGGCTGGCTCTCCGAACAGGCGATGGCGTACGTCGGGTTTCGCATGGACGTCCCGCCCGTCCGCGTCCGCGAAGTGGCGACGTTCTACACGATGTACCGGCTGCGGCCTGTCGGCCGGCATCACATCGGCGTCTGCAACTCGATCTCCTGCTGGGCGATGGGATCCGAAAACGTTCTGCGGCAGTGCTCGGAGATCCTCGGCATCCGGCCCGGCCAGACCACCCCTGACGGGCACTTTTCGCTGGAGGAAGTGGCCTGCCTCGCCGCCTGCGGCGGAGCGCCGGCCGTGCTGGTCAACAACTTCACCTTCGTGGAGACCGTCACGCCGGACTCGCTCCAGGCGCTGATCCAGGAGCTGCGCGAGCGCCCAGGAAAAGCGATGGCGGGCAGCGCGGAGCCGAAGCGATGA
- a CDS encoding response regulator, translating to MSAPRILVVDDNPELLTLLSSAFEEAGYLVQTASRGRTALDLARKQKPALAVLDVLLPDLMGYEVAEALKRLRVPFVFMSGVHKGGKAADTALHKYGALAFFEKPFERSALLDAVRKAVPVSGRGQERMAFDVESGPQVAEAAEAMQLTARIDLKSGSMQGTSPLQLRPMNREQVARMRGEPGRQPRVRAAQVNTGPIARASEPEPILQPLAEKDGIRRGDLKDNLPHLLAAFYNAKETGELGLMKGQVKKIIFFESGFPVFALSNLVADRLGQFLVRAGKIDEQTLKQAAEEASGSKRTGDVLIEMGALNEEERLYYVGQQIKSILYSVFAWEEGIFTLSFQARARKEAIKLDIHPANLIMRGVKKLYKPERLKRLMPQSARPTPSQEPSFNLSDVELQAWEAHLLPRCDGNRTVADLVKVAGKPENEVLGTLAALASLRVLDLR from the coding sequence GTGTCTGCTCCCCGCATCCTCGTGGTGGACGACAATCCGGAGCTGCTCACTCTTCTTTCATCCGCCTTCGAGGAAGCCGGGTACCTGGTCCAGACGGCGTCGCGCGGCCGGACCGCGCTGGATCTGGCGCGGAAGCAGAAGCCGGCCCTCGCCGTCCTGGACGTCCTGCTGCCTGATCTCATGGGGTACGAGGTAGCCGAGGCGCTCAAACGCCTGCGCGTGCCGTTCGTGTTCATGTCCGGCGTCCACAAGGGTGGCAAGGCGGCGGATACGGCGCTGCACAAGTACGGCGCGTTGGCCTTCTTCGAGAAGCCATTCGAGCGCAGCGCGCTGCTCGACGCAGTGCGCAAGGCCGTTCCCGTCTCGGGCCGGGGCCAAGAGCGGATGGCCTTCGACGTGGAGTCGGGACCACAGGTGGCGGAGGCGGCGGAGGCCATGCAGCTGACCGCCCGCATCGATCTCAAATCCGGGTCGATGCAGGGAACCTCGCCCCTGCAGCTCAGGCCGATGAACCGCGAACAGGTCGCGCGGATGCGCGGGGAGCCGGGGCGCCAGCCAAGGGTGCGCGCCGCGCAGGTGAACACGGGTCCTATCGCGCGGGCGTCCGAACCGGAGCCGATCCTGCAGCCGCTGGCGGAGAAGGATGGAATCCGCCGCGGGGACCTGAAGGACAATCTGCCTCATCTGCTCGCGGCGTTCTACAACGCGAAGGAGACCGGCGAGCTCGGCCTGATGAAGGGACAGGTGAAGAAGATCATCTTCTTCGAGAGCGGGTTCCCGGTGTTCGCGCTCTCGAACCTGGTCGCCGACCGGCTCGGCCAGTTCCTGGTCCGGGCAGGGAAGATCGACGAGCAGACCCTCAAGCAGGCCGCGGAAGAAGCGTCGGGCAGCAAGCGTACCGGCGACGTCCTCATCGAGATGGGCGCGCTCAACGAAGAAGAGCGCCTCTACTACGTCGGCCAGCAGATCAAGAGCATCCTCTATTCGGTCTTCGCCTGGGAGGAGGGCATCTTCACGCTTTCTTTCCAGGCGCGCGCGCGGAAGGAGGCGATCAAGCTCGACATCCATCCGGCGAACCTGATCATGCGAGGGGTGAAGAAGCTCTACAAGCCGGAGCGGCTCAAGCGGCTGATGCCGCAGTCGGCGCGGCCGACCCCGAGCCAGGAGCCTTCGTTCAACCTCAGCGACGTGGAGCTGCAGGCCTGGGAAGCGCACCTTTTGCCGCGCTGCGATGGCAACCGCACCGTCGCGGATCTGGTGAAGGTCGCCGGCAAGCCGGAGAACGAAGTGCTCGGGACGCTGGCGGCGCTCGCTTCGCTGCGCGTTCTCGACTTGCGCTAG
- a CDS encoding branched-chain amino acid ABC transporter permease, translating into MIDFLQRLVDGVSLGAIYALIALGYTMVYGVLQLINFAHGDVFMLGAMMGWYMSAVWTGESRNPSIFGALAVTLFAMVACGAVGLLIERLAYRPLRGSPRLNALITAIGVSFFLEYGGQFLFGPNPRAFGVLPHRPATVVAGISIGYVDLVTIATSVVLMIVLQRIVFHSRIGTAMRAVSWNPSVAALMGVNIDLIISFTFGLGSVLAAVAGVLYASKYPSVHPLMGLMPGLKAFVAAVLGGIGNVPGAMLGGLLLGLAEQLVSGYTSSSWRDAVAFGILILILLVKPSGLLGRGAAEKV; encoded by the coding sequence GTGATCGACTTCCTGCAGCGCCTCGTCGACGGAGTGTCGCTCGGCGCGATCTACGCGTTGATCGCGCTCGGCTACACGATGGTGTACGGCGTGCTGCAGCTGATCAACTTCGCGCACGGCGACGTCTTCATGCTCGGCGCGATGATGGGCTGGTACATGTCGGCGGTGTGGACGGGCGAGTCGCGCAATCCCAGCATCTTCGGGGCGCTCGCGGTGACCCTCTTCGCCATGGTGGCCTGCGGCGCCGTCGGCCTTCTCATCGAGCGGCTCGCTTATCGCCCCCTGCGCGGGTCGCCGCGGCTGAACGCGCTGATCACCGCCATCGGCGTCAGCTTCTTCCTCGAATACGGGGGCCAGTTCCTCTTCGGTCCCAACCCGCGTGCGTTCGGCGTGCTCCCGCACCGGCCCGCCACGGTGGTCGCCGGCATCTCCATCGGCTACGTCGATCTCGTCACCATCGCCACCAGCGTGGTGCTGATGATCGTCCTGCAACGGATCGTGTTCCACTCCCGCATCGGCACCGCCATGCGCGCGGTCTCCTGGAACCCGTCGGTGGCCGCGCTGATGGGCGTGAACATCGACTTGATCATCAGCTTCACCTTCGGGCTGGGGTCGGTACTGGCGGCAGTCGCCGGCGTGCTCTACGCGTCGAAGTACCCGAGCGTCCATCCCTTGATGGGGCTGATGCCGGGCCTCAAGGCTTTCGTCGCCGCGGTGCTGGGCGGCATCGGCAACGTTCCTGGCGCCATGCTGGGAGGTCTGTTGCTCGGCCTCGCCGAGCAGCTCGTCTCCGGGTACACCAGCTCCTCCTGGCGCGACGCGGTCGCTTTCGGAATCCTCATTCTCATCCTGCTGGTGAAGCCCTCCGGCCTCCTCGGCCGCGGAGCCGCGGAGAAGGTCTGA
- a CDS encoding branched-chain amino acid ABC transporter ATP-binding protein/permease, whose translation MPFFGGSALRRTGKALRSWLPFFVAIPFLVLIEQEIELNPALRLEYAFQNINHIGIAVILAVSLNLVNGLTGQFSIGHAGFMAVGGYVSAVLLMRGPQEDPYRIFFIISALAGATAAAVAGWIVGKPSLRLRGDYLAIVTLGFGEIIRVIIENTPFFGGAIGLSPIPHRADFAWIWAVAIATILIAKRLRDSTHGRAFLSVREDEVAAEAMGIDTTGYKVRAFVISAFFAGIAGALSGAFEGNLAPQSFTFVRSFEVVAMVVLGGMGSITGSTIAAAVLTLLPEYLRAVANLRMVIYSIALIALMLLRPRGLLGTREIWDWWRKRRAPRPGGSREASEALIDVRNATIRFGGLTAVSDFSLEVKPRELVALIGPNGAGKTTVFNLLTGVYPPSAGSIKVIGRDTRGLAPHDIAHLGCARTFQNIRLFRELTAFDNVRIACHHLTRETMAAAVRQGALSEQEEKWIAERAAELLEIMGLSHRRDEVAKNLPYGEQRRLEIARALATGPQVLLLDEPAAGTNTREKADLMALIRSIRDRFGVAIVLIEHDMKLVMGVSERILVLDHGVTIAQGLPREIQSNPKVIEAYLGEKYAKEHAAQIAAAGGGS comes from the coding sequence ATGCCTTTCTTCGGCGGGAGCGCGCTCAGGCGAACGGGAAAGGCGCTGCGCAGCTGGCTGCCGTTCTTCGTCGCCATTCCCTTCCTGGTCCTGATCGAGCAGGAGATCGAGCTCAATCCGGCGCTGCGGCTCGAATACGCGTTCCAGAACATCAACCACATCGGGATCGCCGTCATCCTCGCCGTATCGCTGAATTTGGTGAACGGCCTGACCGGCCAGTTCTCCATCGGGCACGCCGGCTTCATGGCGGTGGGCGGATACGTCAGCGCGGTGCTGCTGATGCGCGGTCCGCAGGAAGATCCCTACCGGATCTTCTTCATCATCTCCGCCCTGGCGGGCGCAACGGCCGCGGCGGTCGCCGGGTGGATCGTCGGAAAACCTTCGCTGCGACTGCGCGGCGACTACCTCGCCATCGTCACCCTCGGGTTCGGCGAGATCATCCGGGTGATCATCGAAAACACTCCCTTCTTCGGCGGCGCCATCGGGCTCTCGCCCATTCCTCATCGCGCCGACTTCGCCTGGATCTGGGCGGTCGCCATCGCCACCATCCTCATCGCCAAGCGGCTCCGCGATTCGACGCACGGGCGCGCCTTTCTCTCGGTGCGCGAGGACGAGGTGGCGGCAGAGGCGATGGGCATCGACACCACCGGCTACAAGGTGCGCGCGTTCGTCATCAGCGCCTTCTTCGCCGGCATCGCTGGAGCGCTCAGTGGGGCGTTCGAAGGGAACCTGGCGCCCCAGAGCTTCACCTTCGTCCGCAGCTTCGAAGTGGTGGCCATGGTCGTGCTCGGCGGCATGGGGTCGATCACCGGCTCCACCATCGCGGCGGCCGTGCTCACCCTGCTGCCCGAGTACCTTCGCGCCGTGGCGAATCTGCGGATGGTCATCTACTCGATCGCGCTGATCGCCCTGATGCTGCTGCGGCCGCGCGGCCTGCTCGGAACGCGCGAGATCTGGGACTGGTGGCGCAAGCGCCGGGCGCCGCGCCCTGGCGGAAGCCGCGAGGCGAGCGAGGCGCTCATCGACGTCCGCAACGCCACGATTCGCTTCGGCGGCCTGACGGCCGTGAGCGACTTTTCGCTGGAGGTGAAGCCGCGCGAGCTGGTGGCCCTGATCGGGCCGAACGGGGCCGGCAAGACGACGGTGTTCAACCTGCTCACCGGCGTCTACCCGCCGAGCGCGGGCAGCATCAAGGTGATCGGCCGCGACACCCGCGGCCTCGCCCCGCACGACATCGCGCACCTCGGCTGCGCCCGCACCTTCCAGAACATCCGGCTGTTCCGGGAGCTGACCGCCTTCGACAACGTCCGCATCGCCTGCCACCACCTGACCCGCGAGACGATGGCCGCCGCCGTCCGGCAGGGGGCGCTCTCGGAACAGGAGGAGAAGTGGATCGCGGAGCGCGCCGCGGAGCTGCTCGAGATCATGGGGCTGTCCCACCGCCGCGACGAGGTGGCGAAGAACCTTCCCTACGGCGAGCAGCGGAGGCTGGAGATCGCCCGCGCCCTCGCCACCGGGCCGCAGGTATTGCTCCTCGACGAACCCGCCGCGGGGACGAACACGCGGGAGAAGGCGGATTTGATGGCGCTGATCCGTTCGATCCGCGACCGCTTCGGAGTCGCCATCGTGCTCATCGAGCACGACATGAAGCTGGTGATGGGCGTCTCCGAGCGGATCCTGGTACTCGACCATGGCGTGACCATTGCCCAGGGCCTGCCGCGCGAGATCCAGAGCAACCCGAAGGTGATCGAGGCCTATCTCGGCGAGAAGTACGCGAAGGAGCACGCGGCGCAGATCGCGGCGGCCGGAGGCGGTAGTTAG